A genomic stretch from Canis lupus familiaris isolate Mischka breed German Shepherd chromosome 15, alternate assembly UU_Cfam_GSD_1.0, whole genome shotgun sequence includes:
- the LOC102154080 gene encoding U6 snRNA-associated Sm-like protein LSm3, whose amino-acid sequence MADDVDQQQTTNTVEEPLDLIRLSLDERIYVKMRNDRELRGRLHAYDQHLYMTLGDVEETVTTIEIDEEIYKSTKRNIPMLFVQGDGVVLVAPPLRFG is encoded by the coding sequence ATGGCGGACGACGTGGACCAGCAACAAACTACCAACACTGTAGAAGAGCCCCTGGATCTCATCAGGCTCAGCCTGGATGAGCGAATCTatgtgaaaatgagaaatgacCGAGAGCTTCGAGGCAGATTACATGCATATGATCAGCATTTATATATGACATTGGGAGATGTGGAAGAAACTGTGACTACTATAGAAATTGATGAAGAGATATATAAATCAACAAAACGGAATATTCCGATGCTTTTTGTCCAGGGAGATGGTGTTGTACTAGTTGCTCCTCCATTAAGATTTGGCTGA